The following proteins are co-located in the Asticcacaulis excentricus CB 48 genome:
- a CDS encoding DUF7146 domain-containing protein yields the protein MELQMHAIVARLGGELYGGGRRAVIPGPGHSRQDRSISLLLSPSGKVRVHAFSDHDWREVMDWLKANGLVSSEHRLLGGPTPELTYTPVPTEMQRTSVARSLWSQGLPVTGTVSECWLRMARKIARPLASAVLRHARDVPYRVYDPKFASGSHAFLAKVTQRDGEHTGTEITYLTPTGRKAIHLRIPRKLVGSKPPGASVHIDPVATEMVVAEGVTSALSASQYFDLPCHALLGVKSFPSWRPPAGVRHVVIAAEPGGAGEKFSGLLQVALLREGYRCRREFPPEGLSDFNAFYGGGG from the coding sequence ATGGAGTTACAAATGCACGCAATCGTTGCCCGTCTCGGGGGCGAACTATACGGTGGCGGACGCCGAGCCGTCATACCAGGCCCCGGTCATAGCCGCCAGGACCGATCCATCTCTCTGCTACTCTCGCCCAGTGGAAAGGTTCGGGTCCACGCGTTCAGCGACCATGACTGGCGCGAAGTCATGGACTGGTTGAAAGCCAACGGCCTCGTCTCATCAGAACACCGGCTCCTAGGCGGACCAACCCCCGAACTGACCTATACACCGGTGCCCACGGAAATGCAGAGAACATCAGTTGCACGTTCCCTTTGGTCTCAGGGGCTCCCCGTGACAGGCACCGTCTCCGAATGTTGGCTTCGGATGGCACGCAAGATAGCCCGACCGCTGGCTTCGGCCGTGCTCCGCCACGCAAGAGACGTGCCCTATAGGGTCTACGACCCGAAGTTTGCGAGTGGCTCACATGCATTTCTGGCGAAAGTGACGCAGCGCGATGGTGAACACACCGGAACGGAAATCACTTATCTCACGCCCACTGGACGGAAAGCCATACATCTGCGCATTCCCCGCAAACTTGTTGGTTCCAAACCGCCCGGGGCGTCCGTCCATATCGATCCGGTCGCCACAGAAATGGTGGTAGCCGAAGGGGTCACATCCGCGCTGTCTGCCAGCCAGTATTTCGATCTGCCATGCCATGCGCTGCTCGGCGTCAAGTCCTTCCCCAGCTGGAGACCGCCAGCCGGCGTCCGGCATGTCGTTATCGCCGCAGAACCGGGGGGCGCCGGCGAAAAGTTCTCGGGGCTGCTGCAGGTGGCTTTGTTGAGAGAAGGGTACAGGTGTCGACGCGAGTTTCCGCCTGAAGGACTTTCTGACTTCAACGCCTTCTATGGCGGGGGAGGGTAG
- a CDS encoding ParA family protein, translated as MPVITFANSKGGSGKTTSSLLLACALAQNTATAIVDADPRKPLASWKKKSLDNGTFPKNLTVVSDISEDNITKTIEGLAEANTFVAVDLEGLASRMMSFAISRSDYIIVPCKEQQQDVEAALDVLKKLGQDFDMLGRRIPFALLFTMTKYVKSRSSRAIIEQLKNSPINVFRTEITERDPFSQIFMRGGTIYDLDKKVVTNIDKAIEEVDAFTLEVVDRLKQARQAAA; from the coding sequence ATGCCGGTAATCACTTTTGCCAATTCGAAGGGCGGTTCAGGAAAGACCACCAGTTCGCTGTTGCTGGCCTGCGCGCTGGCCCAAAACACCGCGACGGCGATCGTTGACGCTGATCCGCGTAAGCCCCTCGCAAGCTGGAAGAAAAAATCGTTGGACAACGGCACCTTCCCTAAGAACTTGACCGTCGTTTCCGATATATCGGAGGACAACATCACCAAGACAATTGAGGGGCTCGCCGAAGCCAATACCTTCGTCGCTGTCGACCTCGAAGGTCTGGCGTCGCGTATGATGTCCTTTGCTATCTCTCGGTCTGATTACATCATCGTCCCGTGTAAGGAGCAGCAGCAGGATGTGGAGGCCGCTTTGGACGTGCTGAAGAAGCTTGGTCAGGATTTCGACATGCTGGGCCGCCGAATTCCGTTCGCACTGCTGTTCACCATGACCAAGTACGTGAAGTCTCGCTCATCCCGAGCTATCATCGAGCAGCTGAAAAACTCGCCCATCAACGTGTTCCGCACAGAGATCACCGAGCGTGACCCTTTCAGCCAGATTTTCATGCGTGGGGGCACCATTTACGACCTGGATAAGAAGGTCGTCACCAATATCGACAAGGCCATCGAGGAGGTCGACGCCTTCACGCTTGAGGTTGTGGACCGACTGAAACAAGCCCGTCAGGCCGCAGCGTAA
- a CDS encoding DUF2493 domain-containing protein translates to MSLFAADTPSYDFIVSQTSDPRPFPSYGEVEHLGRVLITEIIDTFGKDALEEHASMIAHCIIGGIHAAQQRIEREYDRATLELNGLHREFDGSEVKDTQIQDATEKSRYFEAVAVVLETFRKQAELTYEVQTGDVWTPYRGSASNRLTTYAVMEAGETLRRKRQHAQKGAEPTARYVVFRGVQSANTQADAERIFAALNYARSQCPDMQLACTGNLGSEKIAMMWARSNNVIVHKADFSKAAGRRAPFVANDTLLALKPVMVFYMPTPVNPTNAQDAEPSGIVLNISQKASERGIPVFKVAANAAKVAA, encoded by the coding sequence ATGTCTCTTTTCGCCGCTGACACCCCGTCCTACGACTTCATCGTCTCGCAAACTTCCGATCCGCGCCCCTTTCCGTCTTATGGGGAAGTGGAGCATCTGGGTCGTGTCCTCATCACCGAGATTATCGACACCTTCGGCAAGGACGCGCTGGAGGAGCACGCCAGCATGATCGCCCACTGCATCATCGGCGGCATTCACGCGGCGCAACAGCGTATCGAGCGCGAATATGACCGCGCCACCCTCGAACTCAACGGCCTGCACCGTGAATTCGACGGCTCTGAGGTCAAAGACACCCAGATTCAGGACGCCACCGAAAAGTCCCGCTATTTCGAAGCCGTTGCCGTTGTGCTGGAGACCTTCCGCAAGCAGGCCGAGCTGACTTACGAAGTTCAGACCGGTGACGTCTGGACGCCCTATCGCGGTTCGGCCTCAAACCGTCTGACCACCTACGCCGTCATGGAGGCCGGTGAGACCCTGCGCCGTAAGCGTCAGCACGCCCAGAAGGGGGCAGAACCGACCGCGCGCTACGTTGTCTTCCGCGGCGTTCAATCGGCCAACACGCAAGCAGATGCCGAACGGATATTCGCGGCGCTGAACTATGCGCGCTCGCAGTGCCCGGACATGCAACTGGCCTGCACGGGTAATCTGGGTTCAGAAAAGATCGCGATGATGTGGGCCCGGTCTAACAACGTGATCGTACACAAGGCGGATTTCTCGAAAGCCGCCGGTCGCCGCGCCCCGTTCGTTGCCAACGATACCCTGCTGGCCCTGAAGCCGGTCATGGTCTTCTACATGCCGACTCCGGTCAATCCAACCAATGCGCAGGATGCCGAGCCGTCGGGTATCGTTCTGAACATCTCGCAGAAGGCATCGGAGCGCGGCATTCCGGTCTTCAAGGTCGCCGCCAACGCAGCGAAGGTAGCGGCCTAA
- a CDS encoding ParB/RepB/Spo0J family partition protein codes for MTSIVSKPYISVLFSQLILSELNLRAGEGPDAQIPELAATLAPGAAGQLVELFVKPAAQPDTYEILDGRRRYLAWTSLVEAGVITANHPVTVKVCETEDEIAQAVVIANAMRKEIQFADVLLTINRLISEHYGFEAIGRSLGIEAKEVRKMSVLGQLDVRILQAFKAQRFRLPLLRQMARIKEAEKMEALIEYIEESDGPIQDYNIRDLFDETLFATTVLMNAFPMATYLAKGGRIEQDLFEEQPDKILDPKIVGDLWKSAMKPVIKALKASGLTVEFGVNLPYGNPDGFRDLGWEFRRVSEADQARLAELKVEVATLTSELEQAGTRGDHAALIELSKAFAAKSLEAFNEEARPLIARACKATAGAHGHVKVTFYVDKAEYDAHMAADREDDEVPGSGYSHRPVVDATPLPKTNLRPDVTLYGHAHHLRTTTLAGRSMGRSLAETPMVALDVQLSAQFQQVVLGRSHDANKYVLKVCASARLSGLQGADNPLLDPVIERLEAYKAQYDDSGMHPFEWVSGLTPSEKLDLLAYITAAQVDMAESRTDFVRQEARAEAILISRTIGHDFKAHMQVEPDYYAAFSKKALLAILIKIGLDPEEYSHLKRGHLAETLHGLAHERGYVPPALNFHEEDYLEQASPEIGAFGDDDDRGQSELEGEEGNLPAVADGNETGISEADASEAIAA; via the coding sequence ATGACGTCCATTGTCTCAAAGCCCTACATCTCTGTCCTGTTCTCGCAACTTATCCTGTCTGAGTTGAACCTCCGGGCAGGGGAGGGGCCTGACGCGCAGATCCCGGAACTCGCCGCGACGCTTGCGCCCGGAGCCGCCGGTCAATTGGTCGAACTCTTTGTCAAACCGGCTGCCCAACCTGATACCTATGAGATTCTCGATGGCCGTCGCCGTTATTTGGCCTGGACCTCACTTGTCGAAGCCGGAGTCATCACGGCAAATCACCCCGTGACCGTTAAGGTTTGCGAGACCGAGGATGAAATCGCCCAGGCCGTAGTGATCGCCAACGCCATGCGTAAGGAAATTCAGTTCGCCGACGTGCTGCTCACGATCAATCGTCTGATCTCCGAGCATTACGGCTTTGAAGCCATAGGTCGGTCGCTGGGCATCGAAGCCAAGGAGGTGCGTAAAATGTCCGTCCTAGGCCAGCTCGACGTGCGCATTTTGCAGGCCTTTAAGGCACAGCGCTTCAGGCTCCCGCTACTCCGCCAGATGGCGCGCATCAAAGAGGCGGAGAAAATGGAAGCGCTTATCGAATACATCGAAGAGTCCGATGGTCCGATCCAGGATTACAACATCAGGGACCTCTTCGATGAGACGCTTTTTGCGACCACAGTCCTGATGAACGCCTTTCCGATGGCCACCTACCTCGCTAAGGGGGGGCGCATCGAGCAGGACCTGTTCGAGGAGCAACCCGACAAAATCCTTGATCCCAAGATTGTCGGCGATCTGTGGAAATCGGCTATGAAGCCCGTGATAAAGGCCCTGAAGGCGTCGGGTCTGACGGTGGAGTTCGGTGTTAATCTGCCGTACGGCAATCCCGACGGCTTTCGGGACCTGGGGTGGGAGTTCCGACGTGTCAGCGAAGCAGACCAAGCGCGCCTTGCGGAACTGAAGGTCGAAGTCGCCACACTGACATCTGAGTTGGAACAGGCGGGCACACGTGGCGACCATGCCGCTTTGATCGAACTGTCGAAGGCGTTTGCCGCCAAGTCCCTTGAAGCCTTCAACGAGGAAGCCAGACCGCTCATAGCGAGGGCGTGCAAGGCAACTGCCGGCGCACATGGGCATGTAAAGGTGACCTTCTACGTCGATAAGGCCGAATACGATGCGCACATGGCTGCCGACCGGGAGGACGATGAGGTACCAGGCAGCGGCTACTCCCACCGGCCTGTCGTCGATGCCACCCCGCTGCCGAAGACCAACCTGCGTCCCGATGTCACTCTCTATGGCCACGCGCATCACCTTCGGACTACGACCCTGGCAGGCCGGTCTATGGGACGAAGCCTTGCGGAGACGCCGATGGTCGCGCTTGATGTCCAGTTGTCTGCGCAGTTCCAACAGGTGGTACTGGGTCGGAGCCATGACGCGAATAAGTACGTGCTCAAGGTGTGCGCCAGCGCGCGATTGAGCGGATTGCAAGGTGCCGACAATCCGCTTTTGGATCCCGTCATCGAAAGGCTCGAAGCATACAAGGCCCAGTACGACGACAGCGGCATGCACCCGTTCGAATGGGTATCGGGGCTGACGCCCAGCGAGAAACTGGACCTTCTGGCCTATATCACTGCCGCTCAGGTCGATATGGCTGAGTCCCGAACGGACTTCGTGCGCCAGGAAGCGCGTGCGGAAGCCATTTTGATTTCGCGCACCATTGGGCATGATTTCAAGGCGCACATGCAGGTCGAGCCGGACTATTACGCGGCATTCTCGAAAAAGGCGCTCCTGGCCATCCTTATCAAGATAGGCCTCGATCCGGAAGAATACAGTCACCTCAAGCGCGGACATCTGGCTGAAACCCTTCACGGTCTGGCCCATGAACGCGGCTATGTCCCGCCGGCGTTGAACTTCCATGAAGAGGACTATCTGGAACAGGCCTCGCCGGAGATCGGAGCCTTTGGCGATGACGACGACAGGGGGCAGAGCGAGTTGGAAGGTGAAGAGGGCAACCTACCCGCAGTCGCGGATGGCAATGAGACAGGCATATCGGAGGCGGACGCCAGTGAAGCGATTGCCGCGTGA
- a CDS encoding strawberry notch-like NTP hydrolase domain-containing protein, whose amino-acid sequence MNLSLFTAAPKPLDEATAILGAGRSVFPSLTRGRKIEAGLMRDIMAFAFGGSDADGHWTWKQAYEAIEVAQVINARRISSQIGRLEDAPMETVRLLASYAELGMTHSRRSEEQVELDQFSTPLEIAALAVLAAQIRPGDQVLEPSAGNGMLAVIAEAAGGKLHLNELAPTRHGTLKGLFPQAGHSAFDARQLKDRISTSGSFDAVVMNPPFTGLDDHLRAAVAALADNGRVAAIVPAGYFVSPELKRLAADFQVVSLIMLPANAFYKHGTSVDTGLIVIDRATGGAGLPDLVVCETLDDAVRAAQGVAPRANARPRLFRTVAPAVTDAPSVRPLASGRLRLLSSVGDLSYTPKAWSGQTRDVGLYSAYQVSRFVPDRERPHPATLVESSAMATTPAPEVTYVPRLPAASVASHISEAQLEVVIYAGQAHSKVLPGRWKLDEDAQGFSSVKEDDENGFRLRQGFFLGDGTGVGKGTSVSAVIAENMAQGRTKAIWVSKNDTLIEDARRDWISVGGDANDIVGLSTYKFGTPIRMDRGILFTTYATLRQAARNGKTSRLDQVVDWLGSDFEGALVFDESHEMANAASGKGTRGVKKASQQGLAGLLLQYRVPNARVLYVSATGATEPANLSYAPRLGLWGSVQAPFLTREDFMKAADEGGIAFMELVARELKAKGLYLARMISFEGIEIDPLRHVLTEQDVAIWDAWAAGFQMIHRNLDKALEATNIVGAEGTNSGQHKAAAKSAFASTSQRFFNALLCGLKAPTIIRDMEKQIETGHCCVVQLISTNEASMERRLNEVSPADWNDLNIDLTPRDFVTEYLSNAFPVHAMQEAEDENGNKTVKPLLDAQGRAIVSQEALALREDALLSLALLPAVPGALDAILHHFGPEKVAEVTGRSRRVVMKNGKQVLERRGATANKAETDAFNNGEKLILCFTAAGGTGRSYHADRRFANTRRRCQYLAEPGWRADVAIQGIGRTHRTNQLHAPIFRPVTTDIKGEKRFLSTIARRLDSLGALSKGERRSTSNGMFKAEDSLENAFARRALVSFFQAMDMGQIECMSLAEFEDKTALQLRDGEGVIKSAEDLPPISTFLNRLLAQRIDDQNALFEAFESRLRGIIEKADAAGTIDNGVEDLVADELELIDSRVVRVDETGAETQMIEFKVRHRRDLYDLDYARRVMRDNLRRASPITNAKSNRTGLLVTGLTTTDDKDQLVPAVRIYRPDGSRSLVALSIYEESSWQETELSAWEGLWAAEHAGLDPWDTNRLYLVSGLLLPVWKHLSKGHTRVKRLKSPSGERWLGRILNEGEGLAFLRVLGHDVSRSMPNTAHRCRELVMDERASLSLSPGLLLKSVRFMGEKRLEVAGNRAEFPTLRSLGCVIELLHGVPRVFVPANDDVLTRIIEKYPVTDVAM is encoded by the coding sequence ATGAACCTGTCCCTCTTTACCGCTGCACCCAAACCCCTCGACGAAGCGACCGCCATCCTCGGCGCTGGCCGATCGGTGTTTCCGTCGCTCACCCGTGGGCGCAAGATTGAGGCCGGTCTGATGCGCGACATCATGGCGTTTGCCTTTGGCGGCTCCGACGCCGATGGCCACTGGACATGGAAACAGGCCTATGAGGCCATCGAAGTGGCTCAGGTCATCAACGCACGGCGCATCAGTAGCCAGATAGGGCGGCTGGAAGACGCTCCGATGGAAACTGTACGTCTGCTGGCGTCGTACGCCGAACTGGGTATGACCCATAGCCGCCGCTCAGAAGAGCAGGTGGAACTCGACCAGTTTTCGACGCCACTGGAAATTGCGGCCCTTGCGGTTCTGGCCGCGCAAATCCGGCCGGGCGATCAGGTTCTGGAGCCATCGGCCGGCAACGGCATGCTGGCGGTCATAGCCGAGGCCGCGGGCGGGAAGCTTCATCTCAATGAACTCGCCCCGACCCGCCACGGGACGTTGAAAGGCCTGTTTCCTCAGGCCGGTCATTCCGCCTTCGATGCGCGCCAGTTGAAGGATCGAATTTCGACCTCTGGCAGCTTTGACGCCGTGGTGATGAACCCGCCGTTCACCGGTCTCGACGACCACCTCCGGGCCGCCGTCGCTGCCCTTGCTGACAACGGTCGGGTCGCCGCCATCGTCCCGGCGGGCTATTTCGTCAGCCCCGAGCTGAAGCGACTGGCTGCCGACTTTCAAGTCGTCAGTCTCATCATGCTGCCCGCAAACGCCTTCTACAAACACGGTACCTCGGTTGATACCGGCCTGATCGTGATCGATCGGGCGACAGGTGGCGCCGGACTACCGGATTTGGTTGTGTGCGAAACGCTGGATGACGCCGTCCGCGCCGCGCAAGGCGTCGCGCCACGCGCCAACGCCAGGCCCCGCCTTTTCCGGACGGTGGCTCCGGCGGTCACTGATGCCCCGTCGGTTCGACCTCTGGCTTCCGGACGTTTGCGCTTGCTGTCATCAGTTGGCGACCTCAGCTACACGCCTAAGGCCTGGTCTGGCCAGACGCGCGACGTGGGCCTCTATTCAGCCTATCAGGTGTCACGGTTTGTTCCGGATCGCGAGCGCCCACACCCGGCGACCCTCGTCGAGTCGTCCGCCATGGCCACGACGCCGGCGCCTGAGGTCACCTACGTCCCGCGCCTGCCCGCCGCATCCGTCGCCAGCCACATCTCCGAAGCCCAGCTTGAAGTGGTCATCTACGCGGGCCAGGCGCATTCGAAGGTGCTTCCGGGGCGCTGGAAGCTCGATGAGGACGCTCAGGGCTTCTCGTCGGTGAAGGAGGACGATGAAAACGGGTTCAGATTGCGCCAGGGCTTCTTCCTGGGTGATGGCACCGGTGTAGGGAAGGGCACGTCGGTCTCTGCCGTTATCGCCGAGAACATGGCACAGGGGCGAACGAAGGCCATCTGGGTATCGAAGAACGATACGCTTATCGAAGATGCGCGTCGCGACTGGATCTCCGTGGGCGGCGATGCCAATGATATCGTCGGCCTCTCGACCTATAAGTTCGGCACGCCCATCCGTATGGATCGGGGCATCCTGTTTACAACCTACGCCACGCTCCGGCAGGCCGCGCGCAACGGCAAGACGTCGCGTCTCGATCAGGTGGTCGATTGGCTCGGCAGTGATTTCGAAGGTGCGCTCGTCTTCGATGAGAGCCACGAGATGGCCAACGCCGCCTCTGGCAAGGGCACTCGGGGGGTGAAAAAGGCTTCCCAGCAGGGTCTGGCAGGCCTTCTGTTGCAATATCGGGTACCGAATGCCCGCGTCCTTTACGTCTCCGCGACGGGGGCCACCGAGCCCGCCAATCTCTCATACGCGCCCCGACTGGGTCTTTGGGGCAGCGTGCAAGCCCCCTTCCTCACACGGGAGGATTTCATGAAGGCCGCCGATGAAGGGGGCATTGCCTTTATGGAGCTTGTGGCGCGCGAACTGAAGGCCAAAGGCCTTTATCTGGCGCGCATGATCAGCTTCGAGGGGATCGAGATTGATCCGCTACGCCATGTGCTGACCGAGCAGGACGTCGCCATCTGGGATGCGTGGGCGGCCGGTTTCCAGATGATCCATCGCAATCTGGACAAGGCACTGGAAGCCACAAACATTGTGGGTGCAGAAGGCACCAATTCCGGCCAGCACAAGGCCGCCGCCAAATCCGCCTTCGCATCGACCAGCCAGCGCTTCTTCAACGCGCTGCTGTGCGGCCTGAAAGCGCCCACGATCATCCGGGATATGGAAAAACAGATCGAGACCGGCCACTGCTGCGTCGTTCAGTTGATTTCCACCAACGAAGCCTCGATGGAACGCCGGCTGAACGAGGTGTCGCCCGCCGACTGGAACGACCTGAATATCGACCTCACGCCGCGCGACTTCGTGACGGAATATCTGTCGAATGCTTTCCCCGTGCATGCCATGCAGGAAGCCGAGGACGAAAACGGCAATAAGACCGTAAAGCCGCTTCTGGACGCGCAGGGGAGGGCGATCGTGTCGCAGGAGGCGCTGGCCTTGCGCGAGGACGCCCTGTTGTCGCTGGCTCTATTGCCCGCCGTGCCGGGCGCTCTGGACGCTATTCTGCACCACTTCGGACCTGAGAAGGTCGCAGAGGTCACCGGGCGCTCCCGACGCGTGGTGATGAAGAACGGCAAGCAGGTACTGGAGCGCCGCGGTGCAACCGCCAACAAGGCCGAAACCGATGCGTTCAACAATGGCGAAAAACTGATCCTGTGCTTCACAGCGGCGGGAGGTACCGGCCGCAGCTATCATGCCGACCGGAGGTTCGCGAACACGCGTCGTCGCTGCCAATATCTGGCTGAACCCGGCTGGCGCGCTGACGTCGCCATCCAGGGCATCGGCCGGACGCATAGGACCAACCAGCTCCACGCCCCGATCTTCCGCCCGGTGACGACCGACATCAAGGGCGAGAAGCGGTTCCTCAGCACCATCGCGCGCCGTCTCGACAGTCTGGGTGCCCTGTCAAAGGGTGAACGCCGGTCGACGTCCAACGGCATGTTCAAGGCCGAGGATAGTCTGGAAAACGCCTTCGCGCGTCGGGCTCTGGTCTCCTTCTTTCAGGCCATGGATATGGGGCAAATCGAATGCATGTCGCTTGCCGAATTCGAGGACAAGACAGCACTTCAACTCCGCGACGGGGAAGGGGTCATCAAGTCTGCCGAAGACCTGCCGCCCATTTCAACCTTCCTCAATCGCCTGCTGGCCCAACGCATTGATGACCAGAACGCCCTGTTCGAAGCGTTCGAGTCACGCCTGCGAGGCATCATCGAAAAAGCCGACGCGGCCGGCACGATCGACAACGGGGTTGAAGACCTGGTTGCCGACGAACTGGAGCTGATCGATAGTCGCGTGGTGCGGGTCGATGAGACCGGTGCCGAGACACAGATGATCGAGTTCAAAGTACGCCACCGGCGGGACCTTTACGACCTCGACTATGCCCGTCGGGTCATGCGCGACAATCTGCGTCGTGCCAGTCCCATCACCAACGCCAAGTCTAATCGGACTGGGCTTCTCGTGACGGGTCTCACCACGACTGATGACAAGGATCAACTGGTGCCGGCTGTCCGTATCTATCGTCCCGACGGATCGCGCTCATTGGTGGCGCTATCGATTTACGAAGAGTCGAGCTGGCAGGAGACCGAGCTTTCCGCCTGGGAGGGCCTCTGGGCCGCCGAACATGCGGGGCTCGATCCGTGGGACACCAACCGTCTCTATCTCGTCTCCGGTCTGCTCCTGCCCGTCTGGAAGCACCTGTCGAAGGGGCATACGCGCGTCAAGCGACTGAAGTCGCCTTCAGGGGAGCGCTGGCTTGGGCGAATTCTCAATGAGGGGGAGGGGCTGGCATTCCTGCGGGTGCTCGGCCACGACGTCTCCCGATCCATGCCCAATACCGCGCACCGCTGTCGCGAGCTGGTTATGGACGAACGCGCTTCGCTGTCCCTGTCGCCCGGGTTATTGCTCAAATCCGTCCGGTTCATGGGCGAAAAGCGTCTGGAGGTTGCTGGCAATCGCGCCGAATTCCCCACCTTGCGGTCCCTCGGTTGCGTCATCGAGCTTCTGCACGGTGTGCCGCGCGTCTTCGTTCCGGCCAATGACGACGTACTGACCCGGATCATCGAGAAATACCCGGTCACCGACGTCGCCATGTGA
- a CDS encoding AAA family ATPase, whose protein sequence is MLYKIEIENFYSIRETQVLDLTVAANVPDSDGRFAAVYPGSEMRVPKVVAIYGANASGKTTILQALSFVTAFISASALPEMKSIRGYPFNDEESAMSPTRIAVELGAVMNPHFEENEEDPEYGLLRYELVVQMKDGQVDHVVSETLQQRPQGRGKWVRVFERVGETLTDSVTFRLGTKFRHLISTLRADASVISSFSYFNFPPAEFYANIARQVFTNLGGLAMTVGETDLMTFLQRSPSMLAKLNRDLSRIDVGIEQLRIEDVPNRGPEARFKHSGHGRELPWHLESQGTQAFVRLFPLLTIALDEGAVALVDEFDTLIHPLVLPEILRWFYDNETRNREDAQIWMSCHSATLLEYLVKEEVVIAEKDTGGRTSIYSLTDVAAREDKEAVRRSANLYKKYLSGAFGGVPVIG, encoded by the coding sequence ATGTTGTATAAGATTGAGATCGAAAACTTCTATTCGATCAGAGAAACGCAGGTTCTCGACCTGACCGTAGCGGCAAATGTGCCGGACTCCGATGGCCGATTTGCCGCAGTCTATCCGGGGTCTGAGATGCGTGTTCCCAAGGTGGTGGCCATCTACGGAGCAAATGCGTCAGGGAAGACGACGATCCTGCAAGCCCTCAGCTTCGTCACCGCCTTCATTTCAGCCTCGGCACTGCCCGAAATGAAGAGCATTCGCGGATACCCGTTCAATGATGAAGAGTCGGCAATGTCGCCGACACGTATAGCTGTTGAGCTCGGCGCCGTAATGAACCCGCATTTCGAAGAGAACGAAGAAGACCCGGAATACGGTCTGTTACGCTACGAGCTCGTCGTGCAGATGAAGGACGGTCAAGTCGATCATGTGGTGTCCGAGACCCTCCAGCAACGCCCGCAGGGGCGCGGAAAATGGGTGCGCGTGTTTGAACGCGTAGGGGAAACGCTGACGGATTCCGTGACGTTCAGGCTTGGCACGAAGTTTCGTCATCTCATTTCCACGCTTCGAGCCGATGCGTCGGTGATCTCGTCCTTTAGCTACTTCAATTTCCCGCCGGCAGAATTCTACGCAAACATTGCGCGACAGGTTTTCACCAACCTCGGCGGCCTGGCGATGACGGTTGGTGAGACCGATCTGATGACCTTCCTGCAGCGTAGCCCCTCTATGCTTGCCAAGCTCAATCGCGATCTCAGCCGGATTGACGTTGGCATCGAGCAGTTGCGCATCGAGGATGTGCCCAATCGCGGACCTGAGGCACGCTTTAAGCATAGTGGTCACGGTCGCGAATTGCCCTGGCATCTGGAGAGTCAGGGTACGCAGGCCTTCGTTCGTTTGTTCCCCCTATTGACGATTGCGCTGGATGAAGGAGCCGTAGCGCTGGTGGACGAGTTCGACACGCTTATCCATCCTCTGGTCCTTCCGGAGATACTGAGGTGGTTCTACGACAATGAAACCCGAAACCGGGAGGACGCGCAGATCTGGATGAGCTGTCACTCGGCGACCTTGCTTGAATATCTGGTTAAGGAAGAGGTGGTGATCGCCGAGAAGGACACTGGCGGTCGCACATCCATCTATTCGCTAACCGATGTCGCGGCGCGGGAAGACAAGGAGGCCGTCCGACGCTCGGCGAATCTGTACAAAAAATACCTGTCGGGTGCGTTCGGCGGTGTACCGGTGATTGGCTGA
- a CDS encoding ArdC family protein — MKPNALDTLLAELINRMDQGELPWRRPWKNQATPQLPTRADGQTFSGTNLWILAMQMAMHGWSNPRFYTFNQAKDLGGHVRKGEKGCPAILYKQTAVDQADGDDPKILRFLKSYVCFNAEQIEGLPDDCYLVSEAKAVDPDAVNAFFRSIEFKLIHKGDMAFYNPENDQIVMPNPAQFEDLDRYNATLGHELVHWTGAKNRLDRKLETYRYHDCRAREELVAELGALQLGLLIGLPVEEKLFDNHAGYLQSWVRLLKDHPGELIKASGQASRAVDFLFAQSQRTAQPLPVAA, encoded by the coding sequence ATGAAGCCTAACGCCCTCGATACCCTGCTCGCCGAACTCATCAACCGTATGGATCAGGGCGAACTGCCCTGGCGCCGACCGTGGAAGAACCAGGCTACGCCCCAATTGCCCACCCGGGCAGACGGGCAAACCTTTTCCGGAACCAATCTATGGATTCTGGCCATGCAAATGGCCATGCATGGCTGGTCCAATCCCCGGTTCTACACCTTCAACCAGGCAAAGGATCTGGGCGGTCATGTCCGCAAGGGCGAGAAGGGGTGTCCGGCCATTCTGTACAAACAGACCGCCGTCGACCAGGCCGATGGCGACGATCCGAAGATCCTGCGTTTTCTCAAAAGCTATGTCTGCTTCAACGCCGAGCAGATCGAAGGCCTTCCCGACGACTGCTATCTGGTCTCTGAGGCGAAGGCGGTCGATCCCGACGCGGTCAATGCCTTCTTCCGTAGCATCGAATTCAAACTGATCCACAAGGGGGACATGGCGTTCTACAATCCGGAAAACGACCAGATTGTTATGCCAAATCCGGCACAGTTCGAAGATTTGGACCGATACAATGCCACCCTCGGACACGAACTGGTCCACTGGACAGGCGCGAAGAATCGGCTGGATCGAAAACTTGAGACCTATCGCTATCATGATTGCCGGGCACGGGAAGAACTTGTGGCCGAGTTGGGCGCCTTGCAGCTGGGGCTATTGATCGGCCTGCCGGTCGAAGAGAAGCTTTTCGACAATCATGCGGGCTATCTTCAGTCGTGGGTGCGTCTACTCAAAGATCACCCCGGTGAACTCATCAAGGCCAGCGGCCAGGCCTCACGTGCAGTAGACTTTCTCTTCGCGCAGAGCCAGCGCACCGCGCAGCCCTTGCCCGTGGCCGCGTAA